The DNA window ATATTTCTGTAAATGGAATGATAAAAAGAAAGGGATTTATAGATGAATTCTATGGAGATCAGTTATATACAGATGTCAAATATATTATTTTAAGACCAGATATTTTAAAATATCAAAATAAAAAATTAAATAAGGGTATAAAAAAGATCTATATTTCTTTGGGTGGAGATTATAGGGCATTAGGTGTTAAAATTGCTAAGTTACTGAATAGAATAAATCCTAATTTTTATATCTATGTAGTATTAGGAGCGAATACAAATATAGAAAAATATAGTGTAAGTCATCCTATAAAAATATTAAAAAACATAGAGAATCCAGGAAGAATCATGAAAGATTGTGATATAGCTATTACAGCTGGTGGAATGACAACCTTTGAGTTATTGTATATAGGGGTACCGATTATTTTAATATCTATAACGGATTTTCAAAGGTATCCTTGTAAAGTATTTCAAGACAATGGTATAGGCATATATTTGGGAGAGCATGATGATGAAAACTTAGAAGTAAAAC is part of the Crassaminicella profunda genome and encodes:
- a CDS encoding glycosyltransferase, which produces MFNEIVFILEICKKRGLGHWFRCLALSKSLKENNPIRITWLLDMLPNCYKTILDKEKINYKVGKFRDVYILQNTLKKMNTKVIILDLMDLEKDYVNHLKKLYKTISIGGSKEGVAYTNISVNGMIKRKGFIDEFYGDQLYTDVKYIILRPDILKYQNKKLNKGIKKIYISLGGDYRALGVKIAKLLNRINPNFYIYVVLGANTNIEKYSVSHPIKILKNIENPGRIMKDCDIAITAGGMTTFELLYIGVPIILISITDFQRYPCKVFQDNGIGIYLGEHDDENLEVKLKGTLKEMDDFHKREKMVQKGQMLIDGKGVLRVKEIILRELNRGRI